From a region of the Paenibacillus segetis genome:
- a CDS encoding glycosyltransferase family 4 protein, whose amino-acid sequence MKVWMWPKSSQLNFYNDLLSDSLSDAGMDIVDLRHGKLMLKIGGVKSGDIVHIHWMHHAYQNDNLLLFIVKSFFFICSMLYLKLRRVQLIWTIHNLYPHHMKFLRMERFMRSLICRFCSKLIVASESIKSKVMSEFGVPASKVFVVKHGHYLGVYKPKGINFREGYNISEDADVYLFLGAIKAYKGIEDLIEAFNAMKTRQTYLIIAGKADQEMLEYLENVKDTQNIRMELRFIPNEEVADLIRAVDVMVMPYKEITTSGTAILGLTFKKLIVMPDNDFIHEYFKEDMVVSYDPLDRNGLQNAMKAALNVEREDNKPKYEEVLRELEWSAIAQKIRNVYQGWG is encoded by the coding sequence ATGAAAGTATGGATGTGGCCGAAATCAAGTCAATTGAACTTTTATAATGATTTGCTATCCGATTCGCTAAGTGATGCAGGTATGGATATTGTGGATTTAAGACACGGCAAGCTAATGCTTAAGATCGGTGGAGTAAAATCGGGAGACATCGTCCACATACATTGGATGCATCATGCTTATCAAAATGACAATCTGCTATTGTTTATCGTGAAATCGTTCTTCTTCATTTGTAGTATGCTGTACTTAAAATTGAGACGTGTTCAGTTGATCTGGACGATTCATAATTTGTATCCACATCATATGAAGTTCCTAAGGATGGAACGGTTCATGCGGTCGCTCATTTGCCGCTTCTGCAGCAAATTGATTGTAGCCTCTGAGTCTATAAAGTCAAAGGTCATGAGCGAATTTGGTGTTCCAGCAAGTAAAGTGTTCGTGGTGAAGCATGGCCATTATTTAGGCGTATATAAGCCAAAGGGCATAAATTTCAGAGAAGGATATAACATCAGTGAAGATGCTGATGTTTATTTATTTTTGGGTGCCATCAAAGCATATAAAGGCATTGAAGATTTAATTGAAGCATTTAATGCAATGAAGACTAGACAAACGTACCTGATTATTGCGGGGAAAGCGGATCAAGAAATGCTTGAATATCTGGAGAACGTTAAAGATACGCAGAATATAAGGATGGAGCTACGCTTCATTCCGAATGAAGAAGTTGCTGATCTAATCCGGGCAGTGGATGTCATGGTGATGCCTTACAAAGAAATTACGACTTCTGGTACAGCTATACTTGGACTGACTTTTAAGAAGCTGATCGTTATGCCAGACAATGATTTCATTCATGAATATTTCAAGGAAGATATGGTCGTTAGCTACGATCCCTTGGATAGAAACGGATTGCAAAATGCAATGAAAGCAGCTTTAAACGTAGAGAGAGAAGATAATAAACCAAAATATGAAGAAGTGCTTAGAGAATTAGAATGGAGTGCAATTGCACAGAAGATTAGAAACGTCTATCAAGGATGGGGATGA
- a CDS encoding glycosyltransferase yields MMDIAVTVAICTHNRAKDTGEAIESVLHQSYANEAIEIVVIDNRSTDQTTEVVNGLRRRFGSRIRYVYENRLGLSVARNRAIQEAKGKYILFLDDDALASQDWVYEIVDVFESDPEIGCVGGKIDPIWEAQEPDWIPEEHRSVFTILNYSNEVQEMPAPFIPYGANVAFRRDVFNEIKPFREDLGRVGSNLLSSEESELIARLRVSYKVYYTPFAQVGHKIAKERTTKSWFLKRMFWQGVSDAVKRQDTSFIAITKHTIRMMQAIMSALLSIFHFKTFIRQIIKICYRNGSLFGILRYNSRG; encoded by the coding sequence ATGATGGATATAGCGGTAACAGTAGCCATATGTACCCATAATCGAGCAAAGGATACTGGCGAAGCCATTGAGAGCGTACTGCACCAAAGTTATGCAAATGAAGCAATCGAAATCGTTGTTATCGACAATCGCTCAACGGATCAAACCACGGAGGTAGTGAACGGATTAAGACGACGCTTCGGATCAAGGATACGCTATGTATATGAGAATAGACTTGGATTATCGGTTGCCAGAAATCGGGCGATTCAAGAGGCGAAAGGCAAATATATTTTATTTCTAGATGATGATGCTTTGGCCTCGCAAGATTGGGTATATGAAATCGTGGACGTGTTTGAAAGTGATCCAGAGATCGGCTGTGTCGGTGGAAAGATCGATCCGATCTGGGAAGCCCAGGAACCGGATTGGATTCCAGAAGAACATCGCTCTGTGTTCACCATTCTTAATTATTCAAATGAAGTGCAGGAAATGCCGGCGCCATTCATTCCATATGGGGCTAATGTTGCCTTCAGGCGGGATGTATTTAATGAGATCAAGCCTTTTCGTGAAGATTTGGGACGAGTCGGTAGTAATCTACTATCGAGCGAGGAAAGCGAACTGATTGCGAGACTGCGAGTTAGTTATAAGGTATACTACACTCCGTTCGCACAGGTAGGGCACAAAATCGCAAAGGAGCGTACGACGAAGTCTTGGTTCCTGAAAAGGATGTTTTGGCAGGGAGTAAGCGATGCAGTGAAACGTCAGGATACTAGCTTCATAGCGATCACGAAGCATACGATTCGCATGATGCAAGCCATAATGTCTGCTCTATTGTCGATCTTTCATTTTAAAACATTTATCCGCCAGATCATTAAAATTTGTTACCGTAATGGTTCACTTTTTGGCATCCTACGCTATAACAGTAGGGGGTGA
- a CDS encoding oligosaccharide flippase family protein yields MTQLTFQKVWSGNGLFQTILRTSATNFMVMVVSTLTSIVTARMFGVVGKGEFSAILFWPTLLAGLVGFGLPTSLIYNLKQNRGNEADFVRAGFLFQLPVSLIVGVIAWIWLPIWLGNYPEAIIQTARWYTVLMLPILLAVNLISALAQSTGKFNVYNGVRLYFPLINLLGLMALWAVGNLSIHHAALAFLLTSVFVISWALCSMRESLQINWFRGSGNRVAAKALFGYGSKVFGVELLGTLYTQFDKLIILSMLTARDLGLYTVVYALSRVFNVVQTAITNVIFPKVTGMDKDTIMATVGRAFRLSMLLMMIIVVPCMFIGRYLMGILFGAPFLEASGAFYLLSIECILGGGSWILASSFNAMGRPGLVLVRQLIGLAVTIGLFFVFTPLYGLNGIAFALFIGAIIRLLVTMASMRISFQMKMSSILFNRDDFHFLIERIKVIRNRRGAR; encoded by the coding sequence ATGACACAGCTCACCTTTCAAAAAGTGTGGAGTGGTAACGGTTTGTTTCAAACGATACTTCGCACGAGTGCGACTAATTTCATGGTTATGGTTGTTAGCACATTGACCTCAATCGTGACGGCCCGTATGTTTGGTGTCGTTGGTAAAGGGGAGTTCTCTGCAATTCTATTCTGGCCAACTTTACTGGCTGGTCTTGTAGGGTTTGGTCTACCTACCTCACTTATTTATAACCTCAAACAAAATAGAGGTAATGAAGCAGATTTCGTAAGAGCAGGTTTCTTGTTTCAACTACCAGTTAGCTTAATCGTTGGCGTTATCGCTTGGATTTGGCTACCGATTTGGTTAGGAAATTATCCTGAAGCCATTATTCAAACGGCAAGATGGTATACGGTGTTGATGTTACCCATTTTGCTTGCAGTCAACTTAATCTCAGCACTGGCACAGAGCACGGGCAAATTTAACGTATATAACGGTGTACGTTTATACTTCCCTTTGATTAATCTTTTGGGATTAATGGCGCTTTGGGCAGTCGGTAACTTGAGTATTCATCATGCTGCACTGGCCTTTCTTCTGACGAGTGTTTTTGTTATTTCTTGGGCACTGTGTAGTATGCGAGAGTCATTGCAAATCAATTGGTTCAGGGGCTCTGGCAATCGAGTGGCGGCAAAGGCGCTGTTCGGATACGGTAGCAAAGTTTTTGGAGTTGAACTACTTGGAACGTTGTACACCCAGTTCGACAAACTCATCATTTTGTCTATGCTAACCGCTCGAGACTTGGGTCTCTATACTGTTGTTTACGCACTATCTCGTGTGTTTAATGTTGTGCAAACAGCGATTACGAACGTTATTTTTCCCAAGGTAACTGGTATGGACAAGGATACGATTATGGCTACGGTTGGGCGGGCGTTCAGACTATCCATGCTCTTGATGATGATTATTGTTGTTCCGTGTATGTTCATCGGCCGCTATCTGATGGGGATACTGTTCGGCGCACCTTTTTTAGAAGCGAGTGGAGCCTTTTATCTCTTGTCTATAGAATGTATTCTTGGTGGAGGTTCTTGGATATTAGCCTCCTCTTTTAATGCGATGGGAAGACCTGGTCTAGTCCTCGTTCGACAGCTTATTGGGCTGGCGGTAACGATTGGGCTATTTTTTGTGTTTACGCCATTATATGGACTAAACGGGATCGCATTTGCTCTATTCATTGGGGCGATCATCCGATTGCTGGTGACGATGGCATCCATGAGGATATCCTTTCAGATGAAGATGAGCAGCATCCTATTTAATAGGGATGATTTTCACTTTTTAATTGAGCGCATCAAAGTTATAAGAAATCGTAGAGGAGCGCGCTGA
- a CDS encoding polysaccharide pyruvyl transferase family protein: MHMDLNIHPMDVLKNQLRNILKVISPGSSIYYIDYPVHSNGGDLLIMKGTEAFFKDYDIRVKARYSVLDFPNKLAIPSDHIIVLHGGGNFGDLYPAHQKLREKIIEDYPDHRIVILPQTIFYKEESEFDRTAQIFNRHNDLHLYVRDTLSHDMASNKFHEIHVYLSPDMAHQLWPIMPKSSPGKDLLYFFRTDIEKTREQEQLESSGRGDYLDWTSLYNRVEKKSINMIVGLMRKGSGPLPLQAIWGKYTDYLVGKAVKRFSGYHSVQTSRLHGHILSCLMDKPNTLLDNSYGKNSNYYNTWTSGIKSAQLVVGNSQN; the protein is encoded by the coding sequence ATGCACATGGATTTGAACATTCATCCAATGGATGTCCTGAAGAATCAACTTCGTAACATTTTGAAAGTGATCTCACCTGGATCAAGTATTTACTATATTGACTACCCTGTTCATAGTAACGGTGGTGACCTGTTGATTATGAAAGGTACGGAAGCATTCTTCAAGGATTATGATATCAGGGTTAAAGCACGGTATAGCGTGCTGGATTTTCCCAACAAGCTAGCTATTCCGAGCGATCACATCATTGTCCTTCATGGTGGTGGTAATTTCGGAGATCTTTATCCTGCCCACCAGAAGCTACGCGAGAAGATCATTGAGGACTATCCTGATCACCGGATTGTCATTCTGCCACAGACAATCTTTTATAAAGAAGAATCAGAATTTGATCGAACGGCCCAGATATTCAATCGGCACAACGATCTCCATCTTTATGTTCGGGACACCTTGTCCCACGATATGGCATCGAATAAATTTCATGAGATTCATGTGTATTTATCACCTGACATGGCTCATCAGTTATGGCCGATTATGCCGAAGAGTAGTCCGGGTAAGGATTTACTATATTTTTTTCGCACGGACATCGAGAAGACAAGAGAACAAGAGCAGCTTGAGTCGTCAGGTCGTGGTGACTATTTGGATTGGACCTCTTTGTACAATCGAGTCGAGAAAAAGTCGATCAACATGATCGTAGGGTTGATGAGAAAAGGGAGTGGGCCGCTGCCGTTGCAAGCGATATGGGGAAAATATACGGATTACCTTGTAGGCAAAGCCGTTAAACGTTTTAGCGGCTACCACAGCGTGCAGACCTCTAGGTTACACGGACATATTTTATCTTGCCTGATGGACAAGCCAAACACCTTGCTTGATAATTCATACGGCAAGAATTCCAACTATTATAATACTTGGACAAGTGGAATCAAATCCGCTCAGTTAGTTGTGGGGAACTCACAAAACTAA